The following coding sequences are from one Aliarcobacter skirrowii CCUG 10374 window:
- a CDS encoding biotin/lipoyl-containing protein → MAKKYIDIMDTTFRDGFQSVFGGRVLMNDFFPAVEAARDAGITHFEFGGGARFQSLFFYLNENAFEMMDKFRAIVGPDANLQTLARGINTVMLDTGSRELIDLHAKLFAKHGTTTIRNFDALNDVQNLEYSAQCIKNHGLKHEAVVTLMDLPPNCTGAHDVPFYEKTLRNILDSGLPFDSICFKDASGTSSPNKIFETIKMARKLLGDSTHIRLHTHETAGVSVACYLAALEAGADGIDLAASPVSGGTSQPDILTMLHATKGMNYDLGGLEIDKILKYEEVLADCLKDYFLPPEATQVSPLIPFSPMPGGALTANTQMMRDNGTLDKFPEVIKAMQEVVVKGGFGTSVTPVSQFYWQQAYANVMFGPWKQIAPGYGRMVLGYFGKTPVPADKEIIKLASEKLKLEPTTLNPLDIADADPKKRVSVWKQRLEIEGIEATEENIFIAAACDEKGITYLKGEAPLNVRKNSTKDESSKKGEKMSNGNYTVVVDGQRFNVSVFDGNVQNIQVAQPAVQQQTVQKTEVVTSKPTYSGNEVTAPVNGNVWKILVKEGDVVQKNQQIMILEAMKMEIDVVATANGTISKILTEPSKAVDEGQVLAVIA, encoded by the coding sequence ATGGCAAAAAAATACATAGATATTATGGATACAACTTTCAGAGATGGATTTCAATCTGTTTTTGGAGGAAGAGTTTTAATGAATGACTTCTTTCCAGCTGTTGAAGCTGCAAGAGATGCTGGAATAACTCACTTTGAATTTGGTGGAGGGGCTAGATTTCAATCTCTGTTTTTTTATCTAAATGAAAATGCATTTGAAATGATGGATAAATTTAGAGCTATTGTTGGTCCTGATGCAAACTTACAGACTCTAGCTCGAGGTATTAATACAGTTATGCTTGATACTGGAAGTAGAGAATTAATTGATCTTCACGCAAAACTATTTGCAAAACATGGAACAACAACTATTAGAAATTTTGATGCATTAAATGATGTTCAAAATCTTGAATATAGTGCTCAATGTATTAAAAATCATGGATTAAAACATGAAGCTGTTGTAACACTTATGGATTTGCCACCAAACTGCACAGGTGCTCATGATGTTCCTTTTTATGAAAAGACTCTAAGAAATATTTTAGATAGTGGATTACCATTTGACTCTATTTGTTTTAAAGATGCAAGTGGAACAAGTAGTCCAAATAAAATTTTTGAAACAATTAAGATGGCTAGAAAACTTTTAGGTGATTCTACTCATATTAGACTTCATACTCACGAAACAGCTGGAGTTTCAGTTGCTTGTTATCTTGCAGCACTTGAAGCTGGTGCTGATGGTATTGATTTAGCTGCATCGCCAGTAAGTGGAGGAACAAGCCAACCTGATATTCTTACAATGCTTCATGCAACTAAAGGTATGAACTATGATTTAGGTGGATTAGAAATTGATAAGATTCTAAAATATGAAGAAGTACTTGCAGATTGTTTAAAAGATTACTTCCTTCCACCTGAAGCTACTCAAGTTTCACCTCTTATACCATTCTCACCAATGCCAGGTGGTGCACTAACTGCAAACACTCAAATGATGAGAGACAATGGAACACTTGATAAATTCCCTGAAGTTATTAAAGCTATGCAAGAAGTAGTTGTAAAAGGTGGATTTGGTACAAGCGTAACTCCTGTATCTCAATTTTATTGGCAACAAGCATATGCAAATGTTATGTTTGGACCTTGGAAACAAATAGCTCCAGGTTATGGAAGAATGGTTTTAGGATATTTTGGTAAAACTCCAGTTCCTGCTGATAAAGAGATTATTAAATTAGCAAGTGAAAAACTAAAACTAGAACCAACAACACTAAATCCTTTGGATATTGCTGATGCTGATCCTAAAAAAAGAGTTAGTGTTTGGAAACAAAGATTAGAGATTGAAGGTATAGAAGCAACTGAAGAGAATATTTTTATTGCTGCTGCTTGTGATGAAAAGGGTATTACATATTTAAAAGGAGAAGCTCCTTTAAATGTTAGAAAAAATTCAACAAAAGATGAATCTAGTAAAAAAGGAGAAAAAATGTCAAATGGTAACTATACAGTTGTTGTAGATGGTCAAAGATTTAATGTATCTGTTTTTGATGGCAATGTTCAAAACATTCAAGTAGCTCAACCTGCTGTTCAACAACAAACTGTTCAAAAAACTGAAGTAGTGACTTCAAAACCTACTTATTCTGGAAATGAAGTTACAGCTCCTGTAAATGGAAATGTATGGAAAATTCTTGTAAAAGAGGGGGATGTAGTTCAAAAAAATCAACAAATAATGATTTTAGAGGCTATGAAAATGGAAATCGATGTCGTTGCAACTGCAAATGGAACTATTAGTAAAATCCTTACAGAACCATCAAAAGCGGTTGATGAAGGTCAAGTTTTAGCGGTTATAGCATAA
- a CDS encoding class 1 fructose-bisphosphatase, which produces MQEIIKAIQEASIKIKYLIETGDTGKSQSENSTGDVQLKLDIQSDQIIEEIFSKVPNIKAIVSEEQDEILNLNKDGEYLIAYDPLDGSSLVDVNLSVGSIYGIYKNEFNAKNIVASVYVVFGPRVEMVVTTNDVKMYRLLNGEFKFIQNIKLNEKGKLNAPGSTQNCWAPFHKQLIDDIFNDGYRLRYSGGMVPDLHQILLKGGGLFSYPGTSDKPKGKLRQLFEVFPFALVYEKAGGAAVDGYKRVLEIETSHIHDTTPCFFGSQNEIKRVLEVYGKNV; this is translated from the coding sequence ATGCAAGAGATAATTAAAGCTATACAAGAGGCTTCTATAAAAATAAAATATTTAATAGAGACAGGAGATACAGGAAAATCTCAAAGCGAAAATAGTACAGGAGATGTTCAATTAAAACTTGATATTCAAAGTGATCAGATAATTGAAGAGATTTTCTCAAAAGTTCCAAATATTAAAGCAATTGTCAGTGAAGAGCAAGATGAGATTTTAAACTTAAATAAAGATGGAGAGTATCTAATAGCTTATGATCCACTTGATGGTTCATCATTGGTTGATGTAAATTTAAGTGTTGGTTCTATTTATGGTATTTATAAAAATGAGTTCAATGCAAAAAATATAGTTGCTTCTGTTTATGTAGTTTTTGGTCCAAGAGTTGAGATGGTTGTAACTACAAATGATGTTAAAATGTACAGACTTTTAAATGGTGAGTTTAAATTTATTCAAAATATTAAACTTAATGAAAAAGGAAAACTTAATGCTCCTGGTTCTACTCAAAACTGCTGGGCACCATTTCATAAACAGTTAATTGATGATATTTTTAATGATGGATATAGATTAAGATATAGTGGTGGTATGGTTCCTGATCTTCACCAAATTTTATTAAAAGGTGGAGGACTATTTTCATATCCAGGAACTAGTGATAAACCAAAAGGAAAATTAAGACAACTATTTGAAGTTTTCCCATTTGCTCTTGTGTATGAAAAAGCTGGAGGAGCTGCTGTTGATGGATATAAAAGAGTTTTAGAAATTGAAACTTCTCATATTCACGACACAACTCCTTGCTTTTTTGGTTCACAAAATGAGATAAAAAGAGTTTTAGAAGTTTATGGAAAAAATGTCTGA
- the mobB gene encoding molybdopterin-guanine dinucleotide biosynthesis protein B — translation MNKKRLVVAFSGPSNSGKTTAIVKVASILQDSNFKVCIIKHDPKDKAMFDREGKDSFKFSQTGANVAVVSPNKTTIFKKESSTIDELIDIFEDFDYLLVEGLKTLELPRISVFRNSLDESYFNVSNAIAIDETINKNNIPKSLDILDLNNPEEIINWIDKNAKRV, via the coding sequence ATGAATAAAAAAAGATTAGTAGTAGCATTTTCAGGTCCATCAAATAGTGGTAAAACAACAGCTATTGTTAAAGTTGCAAGTATTTTGCAGGATAGTAATTTTAAGGTGTGTATTATAAAACACGATCCAAAAGATAAAGCGATGTTTGATAGAGAGGGTAAAGACTCATTTAAATTCTCTCAAACAGGTGCAAATGTTGCAGTTGTTAGTCCAAATAAAACAACTATTTTTAAAAAAGAGAGTTCAACTATAGATGAACTAATAGATATTTTTGAAGATTTTGACTATCTTTTGGTTGAAGGTTTAAAAACTTTAGAACTTCCTAGAATCTCTGTTTTTAGAAATAGTCTTGATGAGAGTTATTTTAATGTTTCAAATGCAATTGCTATTGATGAAACTATAAATAAAAATAATATTCCAAAAAGTCTTGATATTTTAGATTTAAATAATCCAGAAGAGATAATAAACTGGATAGATAAAAATGCAAAAAGGGTTTAG
- a CDS encoding S24 family peptidase yields MFNIEDIILKLKSILIEDSKGKKIFDKEVAEALDLTQANFATMKNRGKIPYSNILNFCAKRKISINWLLYNQSPNSLIDSTDKYFVKYYPSIRVSAGGGAYDDEDSFESLELPTYFLDILGGEDKLKNIDAINVVGDSMEPTLNSNNIIFIDKTKNDISKDGIYAFTTPYGLFVKRVQKRVDGKLDIISDNKDYPIQILDKNDITILGKVISSFGKVY; encoded by the coding sequence ATGTTTAATATAGAAGATATAATTTTAAAATTAAAATCAATACTTATAGAAGATAGCAAAGGTAAAAAGATTTTCGATAAAGAGGTAGCTGAAGCTTTAGATTTAACTCAAGCGAACTTTGCAACTATGAAAAATAGAGGAAAAATTCCATATTCAAATATTTTGAATTTTTGTGCAAAAAGAAAAATCTCAATTAATTGGCTTTTATATAATCAAAGTCCAAACTCTTTAATAGATAGTACTGATAAATATTTTGTTAAATATTATCCAAGTATTAGAGTAAGTGCTGGAGGAGGAGCTTATGATGATGAAGATTCATTTGAAAGTTTAGAACTTCCTACATATTTTTTAGATATTTTAGGTGGAGAGGATAAACTTAAAAATATAGATGCTATAAATGTAGTTGGAGACTCAATGGAGCCAACTTTAAACTCAAATAATATTATTTTTATAGATAAAACAAAAAATGATATTAGTAAAGATGGAATATATGCTTTTACAACTCCTTATGGTCTTTTTGTAAAAAGAGTTCAAAAAAGAGTTGATGGAAAGCTTGATATTATTTCAGATAATAAAGATTATCCAATTCAAATTTTAGATAAAAATGATATAACAATCTTAGGAAAAGTTATTAGTAGTTTTGGGAAAGTTTACTAA
- a CDS encoding bifunctional 3,4-dihydroxy-2-butanone 4-phosphate synthase/GTP cyclohydrolase II: protein MDAITRVKEAIEEIKKGNMVIMLDDEDRENEGDLVYSAALSTPELVNFMVTHAKGLVCVSVPFETAKRLELNPMVTSNTSSYETAFTVSVDDANAATGISAIERDNTIKILANPISKATELVRPGHIFPLIAKDGGVLVRTGHTEGSVDLCKLAGLKGEAVICEILKEDGTMARRDDLDIFAAKHNLKQIYISDLVEYRLANETLVCEVSSSNIEFFGKEAIKKEFKDHLENIHTVILFGKEEDVNHVKFHTIRPDIKIFLNDHKLNSMLKTINFLQAKGGVLIFLNNSNKNQELEKNYGIGAQILNSLKIKKIKLMTSGGKHSFVGLQGFGLEILEEIQIEG from the coding sequence ATGGATGCAATAACAAGAGTAAAAGAAGCAATAGAAGAGATAAAAAAAGGCAATATGGTAATTATGCTTGATGATGAAGATAGAGAAAATGAAGGAGATTTAGTATATTCAGCAGCATTAAGTACGCCTGAACTTGTAAACTTTATGGTAACTCACGCCAAAGGTTTAGTTTGTGTTAGTGTTCCTTTTGAAACAGCTAAACGACTTGAACTAAATCCAATGGTAACATCAAACACATCTTCTTATGAGACAGCATTTACAGTATCTGTTGATGATGCAAATGCAGCAACAGGAATTAGTGCAATAGAAAGAGACAATACAATAAAAATTTTAGCAAATCCAATATCAAAAGCTACAGAGCTTGTAAGACCAGGACATATATTTCCACTTATTGCAAAAGATGGTGGAGTATTAGTTAGAACAGGTCATACAGAAGGAAGTGTTGATTTATGTAAGTTAGCTGGATTAAAAGGTGAAGCTGTTATTTGTGAAATTTTAAAAGAAGATGGAACAATGGCTAGAAGAGATGATTTAGATATTTTTGCAGCTAAACATAATTTAAAACAGATATATATATCAGATTTAGTTGAATATAGACTTGCAAATGAAACTTTAGTTTGTGAAGTTTCTAGCTCAAATATCGAATTTTTTGGTAAAGAAGCTATTAAAAAAGAGTTTAAAGACCATCTTGAAAATATTCATACAGTTATTCTTTTTGGAAAAGAAGAAGATGTAAATCATGTAAAATTTCATACAATAAGACCTGATATTAAAATATTTTTAAATGACCATAAATTAAACTCTATGTTAAAAACTATCAACTTTTTACAAGCAAAGGGTGGAGTTTTGATATTTTTAAATAACTCAAATAAAAATCAAGAATTAGAAAAAAACTATGGAATAGGGGCTCAAATACTAAACTCTTTAAAAATTAAAAAAATTAAGCTAATGACAAGTGGAGGAAAACACTCTTTTGTAGGACTTCAAGGTTTTGGTTTGGAGATTTTAGAAGAGATACAAATAGAGGGATAA
- the metG gene encoding methionine--tRNA ligase encodes MQKECKNVYITTPIYYVNDVAHIGHAYTTIIADMLARYSRLVGHNTYLLTGTDEHGQKIAQSAEARGKTAKEYADEVSGKFRALWDDFDISYDKFIRTTDEDHKAGVQHAFLKMYEKGDIYKDEYEGFYCVPCETFHTESNLVDEQFCPECGRATIVVKEESYFFKLSKYEDRLLKWYEDNPDCILPRAKKNEIVNFVKNGLKDLSISRTSFDWGVKLPISMNEPKHVMYVWLDALLNYTTALGYGTTEKNMNFWPANIHLVGKDILRFHAIYWPAFLMSLELPLPKHIAAHGWWTRDGEKMSKSKGNVVNPKEVADAYGLDAFRYFLLREVPFGQDGDFSQKALIDRINSDLGNDLGNLLNRIIGMSGKYFDFNVSSKDVLKFHKKEIDEINIIIDSLEQYIYNMQINRYLEEIWKILTIGNKAINDYEPWNLIKDGKNDEAMALVALISNIMAKAALLLDCVMPHKIKDIATCLGLEISTSNFNKLIVNKELLDDIKITKIDALFPRIEDVKLAQPDVSDVTVLQKDESKYEAKEELEPLNLDGINLITIDKFFETTIKVGTIIEAQEVPKSSKLLQLKVDLGENRPRQVVAGIKEYYSVQELIGTQACVVANLKPAKLMGLLSEGMLLAAKDESGLSLIRPEKPKKIGTKIS; translated from the coding sequence ATGCAAAAAGAGTGTAAAAATGTTTATATTACAACTCCAATTTATTATGTAAATGATGTAGCCCATATAGGTCATGCATATACAACAATAATTGCTGATATGTTAGCTAGATATTCAAGATTAGTTGGTCATAACACATATTTACTAACAGGAACTGATGAGCATGGACAAAAGATTGCTCAAAGCGCAGAAGCTAGAGGAAAAACGGCAAAAGAGTATGCTGATGAAGTATCTGGAAAATTTAGAGCGCTTTGGGATGATTTTGACATATCTTATGATAAATTTATTAGAACAACAGATGAAGATCATAAAGCTGGTGTTCAACATGCATTTTTAAAGATGTATGAAAAAGGCGATATTTACAAAGATGAGTATGAAGGTTTTTATTGTGTACCTTGCGAAACTTTTCATACTGAATCAAACCTTGTAGATGAGCAGTTTTGTCCAGAGTGTGGAAGAGCTACAATAGTTGTAAAAGAGGAGAGTTACTTTTTTAAGTTATCTAAATATGAAGATAGACTTTTAAAATGGTATGAAGATAATCCTGATTGCATTTTACCAAGAGCAAAGAAAAATGAGATTGTAAACTTTGTAAAAAATGGTTTAAAAGATTTATCAATCTCTAGAACCTCTTTTGATTGGGGAGTTAAGCTACCAATTTCTATGAATGAACCAAAACATGTTATGTATGTTTGGCTTGATGCTTTATTAAACTACACAACAGCTTTAGGATATGGAACGACTGAAAAAAATATGAATTTTTGGCCTGCAAATATTCACTTAGTTGGAAAAGATATTTTAAGATTCCACGCTATTTATTGGCCAGCATTTTTAATGAGTTTAGAACTTCCTCTACCAAAACATATTGCAGCTCACGGTTGGTGGACTAGAGATGGTGAAAAAATGAGTAAATCAAAAGGAAATGTAGTAAATCCTAAAGAGGTAGCAGATGCTTATGGACTTGATGCATTTAGATATTTCCTTTTAAGAGAGGTTCCATTTGGTCAAGATGGAGATTTTTCACAAAAAGCATTAATTGATAGAATAAACTCTGATTTAGGAAATGATTTAGGAAATTTACTAAATAGAATTATAGGAATGAGTGGAAAATATTTTGATTTTAATGTTAGCTCAAAAGATGTTCTTAAATTTCATAAAAAAGAGATTGATGAGATAAATATTATTATAGATTCACTAGAACAATATATTTATAATATGCAAATAAATAGATATCTTGAAGAGATTTGGAAGATTTTAACTATTGGAAATAAAGCTATAAATGATTATGAACCATGGAATTTAATAAAAGATGGTAAAAATGATGAAGCTATGGCTTTAGTTGCATTAATATCAAATATCATGGCAAAAGCAGCTTTATTATTAGATTGTGTTATGCCTCATAAAATCAAAGATATAGCAACTTGTTTGGGTCTTGAAATATCAACATCAAACTTTAATAAACTAATTGTAAATAAAGAGCTTTTAGATGATATTAAAATTACAAAAATAGATGCCCTATTCCCAAGAATAGAGGATGTTAAATTGGCTCAACCAGATGTTTCAGATGTTACTGTTTTACAAAAAGATGAGAGTAAATATGAAGCAAAAGAGGAGTTAGAACCACTAAATTTAGATGGAATAAATCTAATAACAATTGATAAATTTTTTGAAACAACAATAAAAGTTGGAACAATAATTGAAGCGCAAGAGGTTCCAAAATCATCAAAACTTCTACAACTAAAAGTTGATTTAGGTGAAAATCGCCCTAGACAAGTTGTTGCTGGAATTAAAGAGTATTATAGTGTTCAAGAGTTAATAGGAACTCAAGCTTGTGTTGTTGCAAATTTAAAACCTGCAAAATTAATGGGACTTTTAAGTGAAGGTATGTTACTTGCAGCTAAAGATGAGAGTGGTTTAAGTCTTATAAGACCTGAAAAACCTAAAAAAATTGGAACAAAAATAAGCTAG
- a CDS encoding peptidoglycan synthetase has product MKISSIIDIVNGELLNKVAISSINSIKTDASKVKTADLFIAKDFNSIEIAIENGAYAIIFEDDFKAIDSEVAFIKVDSLELAILKIFRFKLANKKVDAFLCNTISYELLKSLFGNMFNKKVFILPNSLEKIFKFIDIIDDDSIVISKNERVLNTIFSQFKIFEKDIDKLSIKNLTIHSLFELSFSYKSRYFSRVKIAALYIKSLINCLEFFKDIDLDLSKLSNFKNLKALFLDKNLKVIEFGKSDTFLISQDDISLVEYEIKFIKEYYKYAKTIYITNKKLDFLDEKDQIIIKSIDELKSVLNKNIFNCAYIVGFKNSDVLDYFSKSKNIPSLF; this is encoded by the coding sequence GTGAAAATCTCTTCAATAATAGATATAGTAAACGGTGAACTTTTAAATAAAGTTGCTATATCTTCTATTAATAGTATAAAAACAGATGCTTCAAAGGTAAAAACTGCTGATTTATTTATAGCAAAAGATTTTAACTCTATTGAAATTGCAATTGAAAATGGAGCTTATGCTATTATTTTTGAAGATGATTTTAAAGCTATTGATTCTGAAGTTGCATTTATAAAAGTAGATAGTTTAGAACTTGCTATTTTAAAAATATTTAGATTTAAACTTGCAAATAAAAAAGTTGATGCTTTTTTGTGCAATACAATTAGTTATGAACTTTTAAAATCACTATTTGGAAATATGTTTAATAAAAAAGTTTTTATACTTCCAAATAGTTTAGAAAAAATCTTTAAATTTATTGATATTATAGATGATGACAGCATTGTTATTTCAAAAAATGAAAGAGTATTAAACACTATTTTTAGCCAATTTAAGATATTTGAAAAAGATATTGATAAGTTATCTATAAAAAATTTAACTATTCATTCACTATTTGAACTAAGCTTCTCCTATAAAAGTAGATATTTTTCAAGAGTTAAAATTGCAGCTTTATATATAAAAAGCTTAATAAACTGTTTAGAATTTTTTAAAGATATTGATTTAGATTTATCAAAGCTTAGTAATTTTAAAAACTTAAAAGCTCTATTTTTAGATAAAAATCTAAAAGTAATTGAATTTGGAAAAAGTGATACTTTTTTAATTTCTCAAGATGATATATCTTTGGTTGAATATGAGATAAAGTTTATAAAAGAGTATTATAAATATGCAAAAACAATATATATTACTAATAAAAAATTAGATTTTTTAGATGAAAAAGATCAAATTATTATTAAATCAATAGATGAGCTAAAGAGTGTTTTAAATAAAAATATATTTAACTGTGCTTATATAGTTGGTTTTAAAAATAGTGATGTTCTTGATTATTTTTCAAAATCAAAAAACATACCATCTTTGTTTTAG
- a CDS encoding OadG family protein: MGIISTSLLIIGFLLKAKGVTFVEFFPKPKTIAPQNIVYNNVISQIPQNSYGIDSKKVAAIVAAIKHHNNKG; the protein is encoded by the coding sequence ATGGGGATAATTTCTACTTCTTTATTAATTATTGGATTTTTATTAAAAGCAAAAGGTGTAACTTTTGTTGAGTTTTTCCCAAAACCAAAAACTATTGCTCCTCAAAATATAGTTTACAACAATGTAATCTCACAAATTCCACAAAACTCTTATGGAATTGATTCAAAAAAAGTAGCTGCTATTGTAGCTGCAATAAAACATCACAATAATAAAGGTTAA
- the pckA gene encoding phosphoenolpyruvate carboxykinase (ATP), producing the protein MSNIKDSLGLENVGTIFRNSDIDFLIDFAVKNEGAKISSTGALMIDTGIFTGRSPKDKFFVNQDPSNKYIAWGDINRKVSKDVYEDLLKLSKKQLSNKDIFITDVYCGSSLDSRRAVRFVTEVAWQAHFIQNMFILPTQEELENFKPDFTIYNACKTVDMSYVSHGLHSEVYVIFNVEENQAIIGGTWYAGEMKKGVFSMMNYWLPLEGKLPMHCSANIGKDGDTALFFGLSGTGKTTLSTDPNRALIGDDEHGWDDKGVFNFEGGCYAKVINLDPDSEPEIFGAIKKGAILENIVADENGVVDYSDKSKTENTRVSYPIEHIENHAPTMRGGHPKNIIFLCADAFGVLPPVAKLDKQQAMYYFLSGYTAKVAGTERGITEPIATFSSCFGEAFLPLNPTVYAELLGKKIDEHNVNVYLVNTGWTGGPYGVGKRMSIKNTRACINAILDGSINDSEFQNMTIFNLKIPKTLKGVDTHVLTPRYTWSDPLEYDKAKRKLAEMYIENFKKYLTLESEYDFTAAGPQL; encoded by the coding sequence ATGTCTAATATTAAAGACTCATTAGGTTTAGAAAACGTTGGTACTATATTTAGGAATTCAGATATTGATTTTTTAATTGATTTTGCGGTTAAAAATGAGGGTGCTAAAATATCTTCAACTGGTGCTTTGATGATTGATACTGGTATTTTTACTGGTAGAAGTCCAAAAGATAAATTCTTTGTTAATCAAGACCCATCAAATAAATATATAGCTTGGGGTGATATTAATAGAAAAGTTTCTAAAGATGTATATGAAGATTTATTAAAACTTTCAAAAAAACAACTTAGCAATAAAGATATTTTTATAACAGATGTTTACTGTGGTTCTTCACTAGATTCAAGAAGAGCTGTTAGATTTGTAACTGAAGTTGCTTGGCAAGCTCATTTTATTCAAAATATGTTTATTCTTCCAACACAAGAAGAGCTTGAAAACTTTAAACCTGATTTTACAATCTATAATGCATGTAAAACAGTAGATATGTCTTATGTAAGTCATGGTTTACACTCTGAAGTTTATGTTATATTTAATGTGGAAGAGAATCAAGCTATTATTGGTGGTACTTGGTACGCTGGTGAGATGAAAAAAGGTGTCTTCTCTATGATGAACTACTGGCTTCCATTAGAAGGAAAACTTCCAATGCACTGCTCTGCTAATATTGGAAAAGATGGTGATACAGCACTATTTTTTGGACTTAGTGGAACAGGAAAAACTACACTTTCAACAGATCCAAACAGAGCTTTAATTGGTGATGATGAGCATGGTTGGGATGATAAAGGTGTATTTAACTTTGAGGGTGGTTGTTACGCAAAAGTAATCAATCTTGATCCAGATAGTGAGCCTGAAATTTTTGGTGCTATTAAAAAGGGTGCTATTTTAGAAAATATTGTTGCGGATGAGAATGGAGTTGTAGATTACTCTGATAAATCAAAAACAGAAAATACTAGAGTCTCTTATCCAATTGAACATATTGAAAATCATGCTCCAACAATGAGAGGTGGTCATCCAAAAAATATCATATTCCTATGTGCTGATGCTTTTGGTGTTTTACCTCCAGTTGCAAAACTTGATAAACAACAAGCCATGTACTACTTTTTAAGTGGTTATACTGCAAAAGTTGCTGGAACTGAAAGAGGAATTACTGAGCCAATCGCAACATTCTCTTCATGTTTTGGAGAGGCTTTCTTACCTTTAAATCCTACAGTTTATGCTGAACTTTTAGGTAAAAAAATAGATGAGCATAATGTAAATGTATATTTAGTAAATACAGGTTGGACAGGTGGTCCTTATGGTGTTGGAAAAAGAATGAGTATAAAAAACACTAGAGCTTGTATTAATGCTATTTTAGATGGTTCTATAAATGATTCAGAGTTCCAAAATATGACTATATTTAATTTAAAAATTCCAAAAACTCTAAAAGGTGTAGATACTCATGTATTAACTCCTAGATATACATGGTCAGATCCACTTGAGTATGACAAAGCAAAAAGAAAATTAGCAGAGATGTATATAGAAAACTTTAAAAAGTATTTAACACTTGAAAGTGAATATGATTTTACAGCTGCTGGACCACAGTTATAA